Part of the Aquimarina sp. TRL1 genome, CAACGATTCCCTGCCTGGCTAGTATATAAGAACTACAGAGACCGATTATACAATAAGAATGAGTTAAATAACAGATCATATACGGTTTATGAGGACGATTCCATTGTACGAATCAGTTATGAGTTTCAAGAGAATATTTTTAGGCTAGAAGGATGGAATCGAATTTATATGTTTAGAAAAAAAAACGATACATACTGGTTTGAAGGAATGATTACTATTCCATAACATAATCACAATACTTTAGTAAGCTCAAGAAGTGTTTGCTAAAACACTTCTTGAGTTATTAGGGGGTTACGTCACGAGAACACATAATCGGGGAGGGGTGAGAATATTACCATAAACGATGGCATTTTGTTCAAAAAGCTTCCCGATTTGTTTTGCCTTATCAATAGTTAGGTTATAGATAAAAAGACTTTTTTCAGCTTCCCAGTTAGCATCAGCAGGAACCCCCAGAGCATTAATACTACAAAGCTTATTTTGAACCAAATAAGTTTTGAGTATCTGTTGCCGGTTTTCGTTTTCTACATTGGAACACAGCATAGAATAAGGGTTGTATGCAGTTATAATTGCCCAGGAAAGTACTTTTTTTTCCTCGCACCATTTTTTAAACCTCCCATTTTTATGTCCTATTTTTAGAGAAATAGGAAGGCTACCCTGACTGATCTGATAGGTTGTCTCTAAATAGGCGTTGTATAAGCTTGTTTCCATGCATCATGTTTTAGACTAAGACAAGGATCCCAAAAATCAAATAAAGAGGTTTTAAATTCTGTATTCTCTTTGGTAATTTGTATTCCGCTGACATATTCAGGTAATAAAGCCATTTTTTGTTCGGCAAAAGGGCGTTTATTAGGAGCAAGCCACTTAGGGTCTTCTTTAGAACGTAAATTACCTTTCGCATCTCTCATATGAGGACCAAAATTAACCCAGCAATTTTGACCTCTGGTTTCTGTAGTAAGGGCAGCAGCTGCCAGAGGAGAAAACATTTTGAGATGTTCGAACCAAGCGTAGTCCTCTCCAATAGGACCAAATCCATAACCTTCCATGGCATGCCCGAAAATATCATGAACAATTCTAAAAATATCGTTGATCACCAATTCGTAATCATCGATATAGATACCTGTTTTTTGTAGCATAATACTACTTTCAGGAAGGGTATCTTCTCCAAAACCAGAAGAAGTAGTAAAGAAGTACAGATGATGTTGATGTATGTCTTTTAACATTTCAAAACTATCAGCATATGGTTCTCCTTCTCCTGTATATGGCTCGAAAACAATATTCTCTTTGGATTTCAGAAAGGAGAATTGAGACACGACCTCTTCCGCTAATTGAGTATATGCTGCCTGTACCATTGGATCAAAAGGGCTGTGTACAGCATTTTCGAATAGATCGGCAATTAATACGCCTGCTTTCTGACACATCTTATCCCGGTATCGATGATGTTTGTGCTTGATTTGATACTTGTTTTTATACTCTGTTGCTATTTTTAATAGCATAGGACATTTCCCTTTATTGACAGCAATTAAATCGCAGTCTTTGACAAGTTTACGTAAGGTTTTCATAAGAGTAAGCTGATTTGTTTGTTTAAGAGATAGTTATTTTGAAAAAAAGTTAAGAAGGAATTGATTCCTTAAAGAGTGTTTTCCATTCTTCTACAACTTCATCTGCTATAAAAGCAGGAAAAGGATGGAGCCCATTTTTTAAGTTAGCAAATAATAAGAGGTCGACTCCTGAATTATGAGCATAAAAAACAGGATCTAGATACCGCATCAGTGTTGGTTTTTCTATAAAAAAATTGATTGGCATTTTATTGCACAGCACATCTTCTGTAGCAAAAGCGGTCCCGAATTCATCCTCACCTCCCATATTGGCCAGATATTTAGAAGCGAAGAATGTAGAGTCATAAGTATCTGAAATTACATTTCTAACTCCGGTAGCTGTGACAATTGCATCCATTTTATCTGCTGCCGCTTGTACTTGAGTGGTTTCCCGGGCAATTAATCCATTGAACCCTGCTTGTTGGGCTTGTGCTACCTTAAGCGGGTCATTTTCTACGATTGTTATATGAGGAGTTTCTTTTTTTAGATAATGAGCAATGCCTTTCCCTACTTTTCCATACCCGAATATCATGAAATGCTTATTATGTATTTCTTCTGTAGCAAGTTGTTTAAAAGCTCGTATAAATGCTTCCCCTGTTCCTAGTACTCCTTCTAACATCTTGATAGCACTTTGATCCACAGAGATAACAGGGTATGTGGTAGTTGCTTTATATTTATTGGTTCCGGTACCTGTAATCTCTACGGTACCTATGGCTGGTTGTTTATGAGTTAGTAACTCTGCTGCGCAGTCTAAATGAATGTCGAAAGAATCATTAGGAGTAAGAGCGTCTTTCCATATGCCTCCCGCATCAATAAATGAAGCTACCAGAGTCGGATCTACTTCCATAAATGAGGGGGAAATTACCGTAACATCTGCTCCGCCAGCATATAAAACCTCCAGTTTGACAATGGTTTCTTTAGTAAAGGGGATATTGTGAAGAATACGGATTCCCTGATAGGGTTTTGACGATTGTACTCGTTTTAATTGTCGTTTTAGAAAAGGGAGTTCCGAATCTGGATACTCTTTCTTTATCGAATCAATAAATTGAAACAGGGTTTTCATAGCATGTGGTTTTAAGTTGTTTTTACAGCAACTTAATCACAATTTTTATGATTTGTACACTTTTAATGTTTTGTTTATGAGTCTTTTGTGCTTATTTTAACAGTTTGTTTAGAAATCTATTTAATAAGGTTTTTTTTTGTTAAAATCTTAATAATGAGTTGCTAATCAATATCGGGTGGTGCAGCTTGTCCTTTTTTAAGGGAACTATAACCTAAAGAAGATACGTTATAACGGTAAATCATAAAAATAAAAATCCCTTCCCATACCTGTGAATAGATACGAAAAGGGAAAAAAATAAAAAAATATGATTACTTTTTAGGGGTGTTACTTAAATGAAAAGTAATAATGCCTCCGTTTGTTATGTCCTTATGTCGGATGTTGGTACCTTCTAAAGTTTTACCATTAATCTCTATTTTGGATACATAAACATTTTCTTTTCCTTGATTAACAGTATTAATTGTTAATTTTTTTCCGTTTTCCAGATAGATATCTGCTTCTTCTATCATTGGGCTTCCGGTTGCATATAGATCAGATCCTGGGTTAACAGGGTAGAAACCTAATGCACTAAATACATACCAGGCACTCATTTGTCCTGCGTCATCATTTCCACATAAACCATCTACACCATTACTATACATGGTATCCAGAATCATTCGTACACGTGCTTGTGTTTTCCAGGGATCATTCGTCCAGTTGTATAAATAAGGAATGTGATGACCGGGTTCATTGCCATGTACATAATTACCAATAATTCCATCGCGGGTAATATCTTCATTTTTCTCAATATACTTATCTTCAATCTCAGTGGTAAATATTTTGTCCAGATGTTGAGAGAAAGCATCTTTTCCTCCCATGATACGAATCATATTTTCGGTTTCATGAGGAACATACAACCCGTAATTCCAGGCATTCCCTTCTATGAAACCTTGTCCATGTGTATTTATTGGATCGAATTTTGGGCGCCAGCTTCCATCAGATAATTTAGGGCGCATATATCCGATCTCTTTGTCATAAACATGAAGATAGTTTTTAGATCTTTTGGTGTAGAGATCAGCTACTTTCTGATTGTTGTTCTTTTTTGCAATTTGGGCAATACACCAATCGTCATAAGCATATTCTAATGTTTTGGAAACAGAGTAGGGGCTTTTGTCTTCTGGTACATATCCTTTTTCCATATAACTATCAAGACCTTCAAAATAAGGAACTGTCGCGGTATTAGTTGCTGCGGTCAAAGCACTGTTCAAATTGACATCTGTGGTTCCTTTGGCAACCGCATCCGCAATAACTGATACAGAATGATATCCTACCATACACCAATTCTCATTCGCATAATGACTCCAGATAGGAAGCATATTATGAACACTTTGATCATGATGTGCTATCATAGACTTGATCATATCATTGTTTCGGGAAGGTTGTGTAATATTGAACAGTGGATGCAGTGCTCTAT contains:
- a CDS encoding DUF3293 domain-containing protein, translated to METSLYNAYLETTYQISQGSLPISLKIGHKNGRFKKWCEEKKVLSWAIITAYNPYSMLCSNVENENRQQILKTYLVQNKLCSINALGVPADANWEAEKSLFIYNLTIDKAKQIGKLFEQNAIVYGNILTPPRLCVLVT
- a CDS encoding NAD-binding protein; protein product: MKTLFQFIDSIKKEYPDSELPFLKRQLKRVQSSKPYQGIRILHNIPFTKETIVKLEVLYAGGADVTVISPSFMEVDPTLVASFIDAGGIWKDALTPNDSFDIHLDCAAELLTHKQPAIGTVEITGTGTNKYKATTTYPVISVDQSAIKMLEGVLGTGEAFIRAFKQLATEEIHNKHFMIFGYGKVGKGIAHYLKKETPHITIVENDPLKVAQAQQAGFNGLIARETTQVQAAADKMDAIVTATGVRNVISDTYDSTFFASKYLANMGGEDEFGTAFATEDVLCNKMPINFFIEKPTLMRYLDPVFYAHNSGVDLLLFANLKNGLHPFPAFIADEVVEEWKTLFKESIPS